The region TTAATGCTCACATTTCTCTAACAGACACTTCTGAAAGTAATTTGCCCAATAAAAGTGGCCAAATTATTCCTATGCAATAACACAGATAATTAGTTTCAAATATTTAGAGGTGCCACATTTCTGAGCGTCGGGCTTGTCACTGGCGTGCACGGTAGAGCGGAGCTGATTTGGGTTTTGGGCCAGGCCTCGCACAGGAAGTGTTTACTCTGAAGAGACGCAGCTGAGGCTGCAGGTTGATGGGTGGTTCGGCCGCTGAAGTGTTTTCCACCTCCCTCGCGCCTCAGCCCCAGCTCATTCCTCAACCAAGTAAGCAAAGCTCTCGCCAGGACCTCCCTCCGTTCTCGCCAGCCTGGCCGCGTTTTGTCACGACGGCGAAAAACACGCTTGGTTCCACGTAGAGAAACCACGGACGCAGCCGTCGCCAACGACCAGGACGTTCGACAGTCGCCACATTAGTAACAGATGAAAACGAGACAGTTGCAATGAGTCATGTTTTAAATGGACCATCAAACAGTTGGCAAATTAAAATTCCACTTCTGCTGTTGCACTCGGCTCGAGCGTCTAGCTGTGAGCTGCCGATCTAAATATAGATCATTTAACAGTTGTTTAAAATTGGTTGTCAATCAATTCAGCTCCAACCCAAAAGCACGTGAAGGTCGTCCTGAAGCGTTTGATTGATGCAATGTAGCCAAAGAATCGCCCCGCTTCAGTTTTAGAAATCCCGCTGTCACCAATAGGTGGCAGAAGCCGCCAACAAGATTTAGTGAGCCGTGCCGGACATTCCACCATTTCCAGACAAAGATGACACAAACTACCTAGTCAATCTCTCAAGTGGCACTTTGTCTGATAGGTTTCCACTCCAGAGAGAGGTGTGAGCGGGGGGGTGGAAGAATGGGGGGAGAGCATGAGGGTAGGGAGGTAAATGTCACTGACAGCACTCTGTAATGGTTAAAACATTTACCAGCCTCACGCTTTGTCACTTCTTGGCGATTACCTTACTatgagcaacaataacaacacaacagatCGCAAGATTGCAAAGGAAGTGACCTCAGCAGATGGGGGAGGATAATTTTAGCCAGATAAAGTACAACCCCGAACAACACGCGCATCGCGGAACATGTGTTAGAACCTcgtgtgtttccatgtttgcGGGGGCTTGCAATGCGCGCCTCGGTCAAAACATGTCCTGGAAAACACGAAAAAGGCGTTTCATTAGATGAATGAAGCGTGAAAGAGGGTTTTTAGTGCGAGACGGCGATAATGAAACCACACAGGTGGTTCAACCGTGAGAAATTGTAAAGTTCCCCAGCGTTTGTGATTAGAAGAGGAATTTGAATCTGCAGAGAATCTTTTGCGTAGTTTTCTGGTTAAGGCCGGAGACTGAGGTCAGCCTGTGTTCAGTCACAACAAAGGAGCAAGATGTCCCAGTGTTAGAGCAGCATGAGTAACGTGGAGGATGTGACTGGCATATCGGGATTTGTCAGCGTCTTGGACAGGGAGTGACATCAGACGCTGTCATCGGGCTGTCGATGCAAACTTTTCGTACCTTACTTTTTCCATACGTGCCGTGGAACAAACATTGCCGGTCCCGTTTACAGGTCTGAGGTGAAGCGGCGACGTAAGAAACGGGgtttttgctgtgtttctgAGTTGAAAAGCAGCGCTCGGTGTGAGAGGGCCTCTGGTCGGGGAGAGTTTGTTAATATTTCACAAATCATTACGTCATTACGCTTTTCTCCAAATTTTCTGATTAAGTCGAGCTTTGTTTGAGGGACTGGAACAAGAAAAGGCCACACAAATCACTTTGTTGAGCCGATCCAGCAATCAGCAAAACGAGAACTATAGCACATCTGCGCGTCGGTTCCTGAACATTGGAGGCGGCGAGGATAATTGTCTTCTGCGTTTTACCCGTAAATTCGACTACAGACGCCAGATCATTGCTGCTATTACAGAAAATGTTTCAGGCTGTGAGTTGGACCTGAGCTCATGACAGCACGTCAGGCATGTTGAGATATTTTGTGGATACAGTCGAGGTTGTTTGGTGTCGAGCGAACCAGCGAATATTCTTCCTCTTAATCAGAGCAAACACAAAGCCTGCTCTGTCAACGCAGTGTTGGGAAGGTCCGAGCTGTGCGCCGCTCTGAAGGACGTATTGTACTGGCGGTTTATAATGTTGAACTTCCCAAAGCTTCCCATTTAACAGCTTCCCATTTTGTCTATAGGTGCTGACAACATCAAAAAATACTGGAGCCGTTACTACCAGGGGTCACAGGGCGTCGTGTTTGTGTTGGACAGTGCCTCTTCAGATGAGGACCTGGAGGCAGCGCGTAACGAGCTCCACTCTGCCCTTCAGCACCCGCAGCTCTGCACACTGCCGTTCCTCATCCTTGCTAACCACCAGGACAAGCCCGCTGCAAGGACGCCAAACCAGGTAATGACAGAATCCATCCCACTTAGATAAGTTACACGTTTGGGCAGCTTCCAGGACCTATTGCTTTTTGAGCTGTTCTTGAAGAAGTCCATCAGTCTTTTAGTCTATTTACGATATGGTTTTATCTGAAATCCTCTTTTCTTGGACAAGGCACCCCTGCTCAGTTCTTCCACTGCTAATCCATCTTCAATGAGACGTCAAACTTGGTTATTGCTTTAAAACGACTGTTTTGATAACTCTCAAGGAAGGACTGGGATGCAGTGGGAAAAGCACCGCTGcccctgctgcagcaggaacaaaaCTACTGTCGAAGGACTTTTGAGAGTCATGAAGATTGAGGATCGCGGGCCTGGACAGAGATGTGTCTGGCCGTTGGATGACTCAGGAAAGAGGAGTTGGGGCTTCGCAGCAGGGGATCAGACTGCTAACCTTGACTGGGGACATTACTGGACGGTGTGGGAGGAACACTTGTAAAAACTTTCAGGCTTGACAGACGTGCCCTCTGCGGAGGAGACAAAGTTTTATGACTTACAAACTTTGCAtatcttttttattattgataATTAGAAAGCTCCCGGGGGCCGGCTGCCAGAGGTAAAAACAGAGTCACATTGAGATTCAAAAGGCTGTTAATGTTGTCGAGCAGTCGTGGTTGACATGCCTCCTCATTGTTGTGAGCATCACACTTTAAATCCTCCTGAGGAAGTCGCTTAGCCAGGTGTCTGGGAAAAGAGGGTTCAATTCAATGTTTTGTCCTGCAGTGTGTACAAAAATAATGGGAGGATCATTCTGATTATGGAGCTGCACTGCCTGATCCAGGAGATGTGAAGAACAAAACCATGATGGCAGAAAGATGTTCTTGAGCTGAGGAACCCACATTAATCTACAAAATAGATATATCCAAATTTCCCACTTTGTGCTCCAGCGTGTCCCCCGGAACTCCTTCCACTGGTGTTTTTTAAGCACATATTAAAATTTCATTACAGCAACCAATTCCAGCTGTCTGCACCAGCTGGATATTAATCATGTCTGTTGTCAAAGATAAGGAATTGGGATTTTCATagggaaaggtcaaaggtgaaccTGTTGTAAACATGATACGTTACATTACCTCTTTAATTtgcaaagatgatgatgatcagtGATGGCACTGACTGTGAGATAAATCATCCAAACCTCCACCAGAGGTTTACGTGTTGTTTTCTCTCCCAATTGACCGTTCTTTCATGTAATGTTGCAAGATTTCCAATCACATCTCTCACTTTCTGGTAAATTCATCTGTTTCACAGATTACATGAGCACCATGTGCTTTCATGATGCTTCCTTTTTCTCGTTGCCAGTAATTATTTCACGAGAGGGGTCACTGACTTTGGAGCAGATTCCTTTTCTTGCAATCCAATTTCCTGTTTAGTGTTTCTCCCCTTTTCAAGTCCGGCTCCAAATTTTTCGCTGTTACTTTTAGCTCTGCAGAAGTTTGTTTTCTTCAGAAATACGTATAACGCTtactaaaaatataaaataacgTGAGGCCCGTGTGACACCTGAATCATTTTTACTCGACTTTTCAGAATGCTGTGTGTATGAACCCGCTTCTATAGACAGAAAATGCACTAAACTGATTGCAGCTCTGTGCTTTAGGCCCAACAACCATCGTTTCTCTGGTGTCACTCGTATGGTCTAATTAATCCAGTCTGGGAGCTGCACTCACTTGCCCAGCGGTCCTGGCACGATACCCCTTTGCCGTATTTGATCCGTCATCGCATCAGTTTCAGCAAGTATCGACTTTCTGAACTGTGTGCAAACACGACACGTGAGATTGGGGACAGAGGGACGAGGTGAATGTCAATTACAGATCTTTTTGGCACCGCGTGGGGACGAGCCATTTCAGTTCATGTCTTATGTAAAGTGAATTGATCAGCTCGTGTTATTACTGATACAGTTGGTTTACTTTTGCCAATTAACCATAGTAAGGATGGCAGAATGGGGGTATTGTCTTCTGTCTGTTTGGGTTGGCAGTTGTTTTA is a window of Takifugu flavidus isolate HTHZ2018 chromosome 5, ASM371156v2, whole genome shotgun sequence DNA encoding:
- the LOC130525836 gene encoding ADP-ribosylation factor-like protein 15 isoform X4 — encoded protein: MSCTSPAYPAANNAGSSVSHLQCFRTLCCKGPPPPRPEYDVVCIGLTGAGKTSLLSRLCSEASDGIVPTTGFSIKAVPFPNAILNVKELGGADNIKKYWSRYYQGSQGVVFVLDSASSDEDLEAARNELHSALQHPQLCTLPFLILANHQDKPAARTPNQEGLGCSGKSTAAPAAAGTKLLSKDF